Proteins from a genomic interval of Carboxydocella sporoproducens DSM 16521:
- a CDS encoding HlyD family secretion protein: MKGVRIVVVLLVLAGLGWYGWLKQQGKPAEDVYNGWVEGEEYRVVAETAGKVKEVLVKEGELVKAGQVVAKLDDEAARLQLALAQANRAAAEARAGDVKAGSRPQQIAQAQAQVRALQASLQGALENLKRLQSQRQDVEELVQTGGATADQLEAAKAAEASAQAAVNSLKAQIDAAREQVRLLQAGATSYSLSAQDAQVEAARQQEALAQLQVNKARVVAPVRGVVQNILLKVGELANPGSTLLNLVDQDRLYVNIFVPQSQLDRVQLGRKAIVEAENGKLKGEGKIVYISPQGEFTPKNIQTREERATQVFKVKVEITSGGSSGFKPGQAVEVRLK, encoded by the coding sequence ATGAAGGGAGTTAGAATTGTGGTGGTCCTGCTGGTGCTGGCAGGACTGGGCTGGTATGGCTGGCTGAAACAGCAGGGAAAACCAGCAGAAGATGTTTATAACGGCTGGGTTGAAGGCGAGGAATACCGGGTAGTGGCGGAAACGGCCGGCAAGGTCAAGGAGGTACTGGTAAAGGAAGGGGAGCTGGTCAAGGCTGGCCAGGTAGTGGCTAAACTGGATGATGAAGCGGCCCGCCTGCAGCTGGCGCTGGCGCAGGCTAACCGGGCAGCGGCCGAAGCCAGGGCTGGTGATGTGAAAGCAGGTAGCCGTCCGCAACAAATCGCCCAGGCCCAGGCCCAGGTACGGGCTCTGCAGGCTTCTTTGCAGGGAGCTCTGGAGAATTTGAAGCGTTTGCAAAGTCAGCGCCAGGATGTAGAGGAGCTGGTCCAAACCGGGGGAGCTACCGCTGACCAGCTGGAAGCCGCAAAAGCGGCAGAAGCCAGTGCCCAGGCCGCTGTAAATAGCCTCAAGGCTCAGATTGATGCTGCCAGGGAGCAAGTCCGCTTACTCCAGGCGGGAGCTACCTCCTATTCCCTCTCTGCCCAGGACGCCCAGGTGGAGGCAGCTCGTCAGCAGGAGGCCCTGGCCCAATTGCAGGTGAATAAGGCCCGGGTAGTAGCTCCGGTAAGGGGAGTGGTTCAGAATATCCTTCTCAAGGTGGGGGAGCTGGCCAATCCCGGTTCTACCCTGTTAAATCTGGTAGATCAGGACCGCCTTTATGTAAATATCTTTGTACCCCAGAGCCAGCTGGACCGGGTGCAACTGGGAAGGAAGGCGATAGTGGAGGCGGAAAATGGCAAGCTCAAAGGGGAAGGCAAAATCGTCTATATTTCTCCCCAGGGGGAATTTACACCTAAAAATATTCAAACCAGGGAAGAAAGAGCCACTCAAGTCTTCAAAGTAAAAGTTGAAATCACTTCCGGCGGGTCCAGTGGCTTTAAACCGGGCCAGGCGGTGGAAGTCAGGCTGAAATAG
- a CDS encoding homocysteine synthase, protein MNKKPGFDTIALHGGQQPDPATGARAVPIYQTTSYCFRDSQHAADLFALKEAGNIYTRIMNPTTDVFEQRMAQLEGGVGALAVSSGQAAITFSILNLAQAGDEIVASSSLYGGTYNLFAHTLPKLGIKVIFVDSRDPENYRQAITPKTKALYGELIGNPRLDVLDIERVAEIAHENGIPLIVDNTLGTPYLCRPIEHGADIVVHSATKFIGGHGTSIGGVIIDGGKFDWSASGKFPGLTEPDPSYHGMKYHEALGPLAYIVKARVQLLRDLGSCLSPFNSFLFLQGLETLSLRMERHSSNALQVARWLEQHPLVEWVNYPGLASSPEYARAQKYLPRGQGAILTFGIKGGLEAGRKFIDSLELFSHLANVGDAKSLVIHPASTTHQQLTPEQQLTTGVTEEMIRLSIGLEDVNDLIADLDQALQKAQA, encoded by the coding sequence ATGAACAAAAAACCAGGCTTTGACACGATTGCACTTCATGGCGGGCAACAACCTGATCCTGCTACTGGAGCCAGGGCTGTGCCCATTTATCAGACTACATCCTATTGCTTCCGTGATTCCCAGCATGCGGCCGACCTGTTTGCCCTGAAGGAAGCGGGCAATATTTATACCCGGATTATGAATCCCACTACTGATGTGTTTGAACAGCGGATGGCCCAGCTGGAAGGAGGAGTAGGGGCACTGGCTGTTTCCTCCGGTCAGGCGGCTATCACTTTCTCCATCCTTAACCTGGCCCAGGCCGGTGATGAAATCGTAGCTTCCAGCAGTCTTTATGGCGGGACCTATAACCTGTTTGCCCACACCCTCCCTAAACTGGGGATCAAGGTGATTTTCGTCGACTCCCGGGATCCGGAAAATTACCGACAGGCTATTACCCCTAAGACCAAAGCCCTTTATGGAGAACTGATCGGGAACCCGCGCCTGGATGTGCTGGATATAGAAAGGGTGGCGGAAATCGCCCATGAAAACGGGATTCCCCTGATTGTGGACAACACCCTGGGGACGCCTTACCTCTGCCGGCCCATAGAACATGGAGCGGATATAGTGGTCCATTCGGCCACCAAGTTTATCGGAGGCCATGGGACTTCTATTGGCGGGGTCATTATTGACGGGGGCAAATTTGACTGGTCGGCCAGTGGTAAATTCCCCGGTCTGACTGAACCCGATCCCAGCTACCACGGGATGAAATACCATGAAGCCCTGGGGCCGCTGGCTTATATCGTTAAGGCCAGAGTGCAGTTGTTGCGGGATCTGGGTTCCTGCTTGAGTCCCTTCAACAGCTTCCTTTTCCTGCAGGGTCTGGAAACCCTGTCCCTGCGCATGGAGCGGCATAGCAGCAATGCCCTGCAAGTAGCCCGCTGGTTGGAACAGCATCCCCTGGTAGAATGGGTTAACTATCCTGGTTTGGCAAGCAGCCCGGAATACGCCAGGGCACAAAAATACCTGCCCCGAGGCCAGGGAGCTATCCTGACCTTTGGCATTAAGGGCGGTCTGGAGGCAGGCCGGAAATTTATCGATAGCCTTGAATTATTCTCCCATCTGGCCAATGTAGGGGATGCCAAATCCCTGGTCATTCATCCGGCCTCTACCACCCACCAGCAATTAACTCCGGAACAGCAATTGACAACCGGGGTAACGGAAGAAATGATCCGCCTCTCCATTGGTTTGGAAGATGTCAATGACCTGATCGCTGACCTGGATCAGGCCCTGCAAAAAGCCCAGGCCTAA
- the rd gene encoding rubredoxin: protein MEKYVCVICGYVYDPAVGDTDNGIAPGTPFEALPADWVCPMCGAGKEDFEKE from the coding sequence ATGGAAAAATACGTCTGTGTTATTTGCGGCTATGTCTATGACCCGGCAGTTGGGGATACGGATAATGGGATTGCTCCTGGCACTCCTTTTGAAGCTCTGCCGGCAGACTGGGTTTGCCCCATGTGTGGCGCTGGCAAGGAAGATTTCGAAAAAGAGTAA
- a CDS encoding HD-GYP domain-containing protein — MDSWKVSLFTLISTFSLALDLAENKKLEHAQRVAYLALRTGEKLGLAPDRLRLVFYGGLLHDIGKVNAQLPVESHPLAGARWSTQLPLLTEIAPIIAAHHEAWDGSGFPLGLSGEEIPIEAQLLFLADQIENQFGQDYDLLPVQERIVAFVEKEKGKRLAPVVADAYLELLQEPRVYYDLAHRNLAQAIRRRSQVFDQEIQQASLKHLALLFADLVDAKSPYTAAHSRRVANTAFYLGQTLGLPAAQCRQLYLAGLLHDLGKLAVPSAILDKPDQLTPQEYSRIIAHAYYTERLLMEIPGLEELAFWAAAHHEKLDGSGYPSRLRADQLPLPARILAVADYYQALADDRPYRAALPREKIYHLLRQEAVAGRFDARVVEALLNLF, encoded by the coding sequence ATGGATAGCTGGAAAGTATCTTTGTTCACTTTAATCAGTACCTTCTCCCTGGCCCTGGACCTGGCGGAAAACAAAAAACTGGAGCACGCCCAGCGGGTAGCCTATCTGGCCTTACGCACCGGCGAAAAACTGGGACTTGCTCCTGACCGCCTGCGCCTGGTTTTTTATGGCGGTCTGCTCCATGATATCGGCAAAGTCAATGCTCAGCTCCCGGTAGAATCTCACCCTCTGGCCGGGGCCCGCTGGTCCACCCAGCTCCCTTTGTTAACTGAAATCGCTCCTATTATCGCTGCTCATCACGAAGCCTGGGATGGCAGCGGTTTCCCACTGGGCTTGAGCGGTGAGGAGATTCCCATAGAAGCCCAGCTCCTTTTCCTGGCCGATCAGATTGAAAACCAGTTTGGCCAGGATTATGACCTGCTACCGGTGCAGGAACGGATTGTCGCCTTTGTGGAAAAGGAAAAAGGCAAACGCCTGGCTCCTGTAGTAGCCGATGCCTATCTGGAACTTTTGCAGGAACCTCGTGTTTATTATGACCTGGCCCATCGCAATTTAGCCCAGGCCATCCGCCGCCGCAGCCAGGTTTTTGATCAGGAAATCCAGCAGGCATCTCTGAAACATTTAGCCCTCCTTTTTGCTGACCTGGTGGATGCCAAAAGTCCCTATACCGCCGCCCACAGCCGCCGGGTTGCCAATACCGCCTTCTACCTGGGCCAGACCCTGGGCCTGCCAGCCGCTCAGTGCCGTCAGCTCTATCTGGCTGGTCTCTTACATGACCTGGGCAAGCTGGCTGTCCCCTCGGCTATCCTGGATAAGCCAGACCAGCTCACCCCCCAGGAATACAGCCGCATCATTGCCCACGCCTATTATACCGAACGGCTGTTGATGGAAATCCCCGGTCTGGAGGAGCTGGCCTTCTGGGCCGCCGCTCATCACGAAAAACTGGATGGCAGTGGCTATCCTTCCCGTCTGCGGGCAGACCAACTGCCCTTGCCCGCTCGTATCCTGGCAGTAGCTGATTATTATCAGGCCCTGGCTGATGACCGTCCCTATCGGGCTGCCCTGCCCAGGGAAAAAATTTACCACCTCTTGCGCCAGGAAGCGGTTGCCGGCCGCTTTGACGCCAGGGTGGTAGAGGCTTTGCTCAATCTCTTTTAA
- a CDS encoding TetR/AcrR family transcriptional regulator — MARTRKGEETRQRILAAALKLFSARGYAGTSTREIAREAGVAEGTIFHYFPTKKALLQGVLEPIMISSLMRTWAETEQLPLAQALEKILRQRLTIIEKNQELFKLILLEAALQPELREYLLKEIILPLRAAVLEFLEKKLDREKLRPVNRTALVQILLGAMVSSLMYKGLLKPALPEEPEMDKMIAEMIKIIMEGVTNDEGS, encoded by the coding sequence CGGATCCTGGCAGCAGCCCTGAAGCTATTCAGTGCCAGAGGTTATGCCGGTACTTCTACAAGAGAGATTGCCCGGGAGGCAGGGGTGGCAGAGGGTACTATTTTTCATTATTTTCCTACCAAAAAAGCTCTCCTGCAGGGTGTACTGGAACCGATTATGATCAGCAGTCTGATGCGAACCTGGGCGGAGACCGAACAATTGCCCCTGGCCCAGGCGCTGGAGAAGATTCTGCGGCAGCGGCTGACTATCATCGAGAAGAATCAGGAGCTGTTCAAGCTGATTTTGCTGGAAGCAGCTCTGCAGCCAGAATTGAGGGAGTATTTGCTCAAGGAAATAATCTTGCCTCTACGGGCAGCAGTACTGGAATTTCTGGAGAAGAAATTGGACAGAGAAAAGCTGAGGCCTGTAAATCGAACGGCCCTGGTTCAAATATTACTGGGGGCGATGGTTTCGTCTTTAATGTATAAGGGCTTGCTCAAGCCTGCTTTGCCTGAAGAACCGGAGATGGATAAGATGATAGCTGAAATGATAAAAATTATCATGGAAGGGGTGACTAATGATGAAGGGAGTTAG
- a CDS encoding FprA family A-type flavoprotein has translation MDRVGAIKIKEGIYWAGALNPDLRVFDIVMETAHGTTYNSYVVKGEKIAVFETVKERFFSEYLARLKEVVNPADIDYIIVDHTEPDHAGSVFALLDLAPNAKVVGSKSALRFLKAITNREFPSIEAKEGMTIDLGGKTLQFIMAPFLHWPDSMYTYIPEDKVLITCDSFGSHYSSPMIFDDLVGDFSSDLRYYYDVIMSPFASYVLEAINKIRNLPIDVFCPGHGPVLRSKGWEIVDLYEQWSKQLLAEQHQGPVLIAYISAYGYTKAMAAEIARGIASVNSCEVEVVDITEIPLSELKTKIERARAFLVGSPTINRDAVKPAWDLLSVVCPIKNKNKPVAAFGSYGWSGEATRMLEERMSALGLKVVQPALRVNFKPSEKELRDCFEFGVAFAQSLGKDETGR, from the coding sequence ATGGACAGAGTTGGAGCGATCAAAATAAAAGAAGGGATTTACTGGGCAGGGGCCCTGAACCCGGATTTAAGGGTATTTGATATTGTGATGGAAACAGCCCATGGCACTACATATAACTCTTATGTTGTCAAAGGGGAAAAGATAGCGGTATTTGAAACTGTCAAGGAGCGCTTTTTCTCCGAATACCTGGCCCGGCTGAAAGAGGTAGTGAACCCTGCTGATATTGATTATATTATCGTTGACCATACTGAACCGGATCATGCTGGCAGCGTCTTTGCTCTGCTGGACCTGGCTCCTAATGCCAAAGTGGTGGGGTCCAAATCTGCTTTGCGCTTTCTGAAAGCCATTACCAACCGGGAATTTCCGTCGATTGAGGCCAAAGAGGGCATGACTATAGACCTGGGAGGGAAAACCTTGCAGTTTATTATGGCCCCCTTCCTGCACTGGCCGGATTCTATGTATACCTACATTCCCGAGGATAAAGTGCTGATCACCTGTGATAGTTTTGGCAGCCATTACAGCAGCCCTATGATTTTCGATGACCTGGTCGGGGATTTCAGTTCTGACCTGCGTTATTACTATGATGTAATCATGAGTCCTTTCGCCAGTTACGTGCTGGAGGCCATCAATAAAATCCGCAATTTGCCCATAGATGTATTCTGCCCGGGACATGGTCCTGTTCTGCGCAGCAAGGGCTGGGAAATTGTTGACCTCTATGAACAGTGGAGCAAGCAATTGCTGGCAGAGCAGCACCAGGGTCCGGTGTTGATCGCCTATATTTCAGCTTATGGCTACACCAAGGCGATGGCTGCAGAGATCGCCCGGGGGATTGCCAGTGTCAATAGCTGTGAAGTAGAAGTGGTGGATATTACCGAAATACCGCTGAGCGAGTTGAAGACAAAAATAGAACGAGCCCGGGCTTTTCTGGTCGGCTCCCCTACCATTAACAGGGATGCTGTCAAACCCGCCTGGGATTTGCTCTCGGTGGTATGTCCCATCAAGAATAAAAACAAACCTGTTGCCGCCTTCGGTTCCTATGGCTGGAGCGGGGAGGCAACCAGAATGCTGGAGGAACGGATGAGTGCCCTGGGCCTTAAGGTAGTGCAACCGGCATTGCGGGTCAACTTTAAACCCAGTGAGAAGGAGCTCAGGGATTGTTTTGAGTTCGGGGTGGCCTTTGCTCAAAGCCTGGGCAAAGATGAAACCGGTCGTTAG
- a CDS encoding NAD(P)/FAD-dependent oxidoreductase, with amino-acid sequence MAIVILGGGVAAVSAIEGIRQQDKEQPVTLVAAEKYPPYYRLRLSFLLGQEFEVEKFLLKPPAWYQEMGVELRLGIKAERIDPASRQVRLEDGSVLSYSSLIIATGSRAFLPPVPGNQLAGVFTLRTAEDAQRINEFARPGQKGIIIGGGPLGLEAAWTLSQRGIQVAVLEHNQRLLPRQVDEKASAYLHRAAQRAGIELVLAAQAQAITGTEKVEALQLADGRQLPADFILFSTGVRPNLEIAQAAGLACQRGIVVDRYLRTSQDQIWACGDVAEYNGQVWGLWPVAQAQGRVAGMNAAGAEEKYVEVPPPSILKVMGTSVFSIGNWAESGSQKVKADEEGFYCKLCFQGRQLTGAIVIGDEGLARQLKRAVEKGMETDPEADFSRILADLGQG; translated from the coding sequence ATGGCAATAGTAATTTTGGGCGGCGGGGTAGCTGCTGTCAGTGCCATAGAAGGCATTCGCCAGCAGGATAAGGAGCAACCGGTTACGCTGGTAGCAGCGGAGAAGTACCCACCTTATTACCGCTTGCGCCTTTCCTTTCTGCTGGGCCAGGAGTTTGAGGTGGAAAAGTTTTTGTTAAAACCTCCGGCCTGGTATCAGGAAATGGGTGTGGAGCTAAGGCTGGGAATAAAGGCGGAAAGGATTGATCCCGCTTCCCGTCAGGTGCGGTTAGAAGACGGAAGTGTCCTTTCCTATTCATCCCTGATTATAGCCACCGGAAGCCGGGCCTTTTTGCCGCCGGTACCGGGCAATCAGCTGGCAGGAGTTTTTACCCTGCGCACCGCTGAGGATGCCCAACGAATCAATGAATTCGCCCGGCCAGGCCAAAAAGGGATCATCATCGGAGGGGGACCGCTGGGGCTGGAAGCGGCCTGGACTCTCAGTCAGCGCGGTATTCAGGTGGCGGTATTAGAACACAATCAGCGTTTGTTGCCTCGCCAGGTGGATGAAAAAGCTTCAGCCTACCTCCACCGGGCTGCCCAGAGAGCGGGGATTGAACTGGTGCTGGCTGCCCAGGCCCAGGCCATTACCGGCACGGAAAAAGTAGAAGCTTTGCAACTGGCCGATGGCCGACAGCTGCCGGCGGATTTTATTCTCTTTTCCACCGGAGTACGGCCCAATCTGGAAATAGCCCAGGCTGCCGGACTTGCCTGTCAGCGGGGGATTGTGGTCGACCGGTATCTTCGCACTTCCCAGGACCAAATCTGGGCTTGCGGGGACGTGGCGGAATACAATGGCCAGGTCTGGGGGCTGTGGCCAGTGGCTCAGGCTCAGGGGCGGGTAGCCGGGATGAATGCTGCTGGCGCTGAGGAAAAATATGTAGAGGTGCCGCCGCCATCGATTCTTAAAGTCATGGGCACATCCGTCTTCTCCATAGGCAACTGGGCTGAGAGTGGTAGCCAGAAAGTCAAGGCAGACGAAGAGGGTTTTTATTGCAAATTGTGTTTCCAGGGCCGTCAGCTCACTGGTGCCATAGTCATTGGAGATGAGGGCCTGGCCCGGCAGTTAAAACGGGCGGTGGAAAAAGGCATGGAAACGGACCCGGAAGCAGATTTTTCCCGGATTCTGGCGGATCTGGGACAGGGATAA
- a CDS encoding ABC transporter ATP-binding protein: MEYAIKVENLTKIFGDRKAVDNLSFAIKPGQIFGFLGPNGSGKSTTIRMLCGILTPTSGKGTVLGIDLKDGEKIKQHIGYMSQKFSLYEDLTVRENMRFYGGVYGLKGKKLEERYRYLLDLTGLGDREEQLAGTLSGGWKQRLALACALLHEPQLLFLDEPTAGVDPLSRRIFWQLIHRLAEEGVTILVTTHYMDEAEQCDVLGFIFQGRLLDFGAPAEIKARHGGQSVEDIFINFVAGQEAKAGESR, translated from the coding sequence GTGGAATATGCCATCAAGGTAGAAAACCTGACCAAGATTTTTGGTGACCGCAAGGCAGTAGATAACCTTTCCTTTGCCATCAAGCCGGGACAAATTTTTGGCTTTCTTGGCCCCAATGGTTCCGGCAAATCCACCACCATCCGCATGTTGTGCGGAATTCTCACTCCGACCTCAGGCAAGGGGACAGTGCTGGGCATAGACCTGAAGGATGGGGAAAAGATTAAACAGCATATAGGCTATATGTCGCAGAAGTTTAGCCTTTATGAGGATTTAACTGTCAGGGAAAACATGCGCTTTTATGGCGGGGTATATGGGTTAAAGGGCAAGAAACTGGAGGAGCGTTACCGTTATCTCCTGGACTTGACCGGTTTGGGGGACCGGGAGGAACAGCTGGCGGGTACACTATCAGGGGGCTGGAAACAACGACTGGCCCTGGCCTGTGCCCTTTTACATGAGCCCCAGCTGCTGTTTTTAGATGAACCTACTGCCGGGGTTGACCCCTTGTCCCGACGCATTTTCTGGCAGTTGATTCACCGCCTGGCAGAAGAGGGAGTAACAATCCTGGTCACTACCCACTATATGGATGAGGCAGAACAATGTGATGTACTGGGCTTTATCTTTCAAGGGCGTTTGCTGGATTTCGGTGCCCCGGCGGAAATCAAGGCCCGGCACGGAGGACAATCAGTGGAGGATATATTCATCAATTTTGTGGCTGGGCAAGAGGCTAAGGCGGGTGAAAGCCGATGA
- a CDS encoding DMT family transporter has translation MSNWTALLIPVAAGSLMAVQGVLNTLLNKNLGLWPATLLVHLLGLAGVGAVLIFTGTGFPTWGKISTVPWYAYLGGFINVAIIATVVLGISRLGAISATTAIIVGQVSTAALLDYLGLAGLTPKQPHWTHLAGLLLLVIGARLLLQK, from the coding sequence ATGAGCAATTGGACTGCACTGTTGATTCCGGTGGCAGCCGGGTCCCTGATGGCTGTACAAGGGGTACTTAACACCCTGCTCAACAAAAACCTCGGCCTCTGGCCTGCCACCCTGCTGGTACATTTGCTGGGACTGGCGGGAGTGGGGGCGGTGCTGATTTTTACCGGTACCGGTTTTCCAACCTGGGGGAAAATCAGTACAGTCCCCTGGTATGCCTATCTGGGGGGTTTTATCAATGTAGCCATTATTGCTACCGTCGTGCTGGGCATTAGCCGCCTGGGGGCCATTTCCGCAACTACAGCAATTATCGTCGGCCAGGTCAGCACCGCCGCCTTGCTGGATTATCTGGGCCTGGCCGGTCTTACGCCCAAACAGCCCCACTGGACCCACCTGGCCGGTCTATTGCTCCTGGTTATCGGTGCCCGTCTATTACTGCAAAAATAA
- a CDS encoding SurA N-terminal domain-containing protein, with amino-acid sequence MRKLLLLVIVLLVIITGCARQTTPPPQLDNKTAAIVNGEKISTVDFERRVEKKKFVLTAQGTDFNGPSREHALTMLREEVIADLVRETLLMQEATRLKLIATDAEVEAVIKEIRANFPDEATFQATIQARGLTVEAMHKYNRLQLTRQKLVQYWGGEDKLQERLAEVEKKAKIRINDQVVERILQEI; translated from the coding sequence ATGCGCAAGCTATTGTTGCTTGTAATCGTATTGCTGGTCATCATTACTGGCTGTGCCAGACAGACTACCCCTCCTCCGCAGCTGGATAATAAAACGGCGGCCATAGTGAACGGCGAAAAGATCAGCACCGTTGACTTTGAACGCCGGGTAGAAAAGAAAAAGTTTGTCCTCACGGCTCAGGGCACGGATTTTAACGGGCCCAGCCGGGAGCATGCCCTGACCATGCTCCGGGAAGAGGTAATCGCTGACCTGGTCAGGGAAACTTTATTAATGCAGGAGGCGACCAGACTAAAGCTGATAGCTACTGATGCGGAAGTAGAGGCGGTTATCAAGGAAATCCGGGCCAATTTTCCCGATGAGGCCACCTTCCAGGCTACAATTCAGGCCCGGGGGCTGACAGTGGAGGCGATGCACAAATATAACCGGCTCCAGCTGACACGACAGAAGCTGGTGCAATACTGGGGCGGGGAGGATAAACTGCAGGAAAGGTTGGCAGAGGTGGAAAAAAAGGCGAAGATCCGTATTAATGATCAGGTAGTGGAACGGATATTGCAAGAAATTTAA
- a CDS encoding ABC transporter permease, whose translation MSWVRLKAIIWKEFIQISRDRPSLAMIFGVPVMMMLLFGYAISTDVENIATLVCDQSKTRASRELVSAMANTGTFDLRYWTENPGEVRRYLDGGIARVALIIPPDYSKRLARGEMAQVQVLLDGSDPLVARTALSAAQMLAQSLNLNLVTQRLERQGAGPGLNLALDMRTRVWYNPNLESLRFNIPGLMGLVLQNITVILTAFALVRERERGTLEQIIITPIKPVELIIGKLVPYVFIGFFDLLLVLAVAVFWFGVKISGSVALLLALATIFLACALGMGMFVSTVARNQLQAMQMAFLILLPSILLSGFLFPRESMPKIIYWIGQVLPLTYFLQIVRGIVLRGADFSHLWQVSFWLAVLTAIICTLSVLRFRKRLD comes from the coding sequence ATGAGCTGGGTGCGACTGAAAGCGATAATATGGAAAGAATTTATTCAAATCAGCCGGGACCGACCCAGTTTGGCCATGATTTTTGGGGTACCGGTTATGATGATGCTGCTTTTTGGTTATGCCATCAGTACTGATGTGGAAAACATCGCGACCCTGGTCTGTGATCAAAGTAAAACCAGAGCCAGCCGGGAGCTGGTGAGTGCCATGGCCAATACCGGTACCTTTGATTTACGCTACTGGACCGAAAATCCCGGGGAAGTCCGCCGTTATCTGGATGGCGGGATAGCCAGGGTGGCTCTGATTATTCCTCCAGATTACAGTAAGCGTTTAGCCCGGGGAGAAATGGCCCAGGTTCAGGTTTTGCTGGATGGATCTGATCCGCTGGTGGCCCGCACTGCCCTTTCGGCAGCCCAGATGCTGGCCCAGTCTCTAAATCTCAATCTGGTTACCCAGCGTCTGGAACGGCAGGGAGCGGGGCCGGGGTTGAATTTGGCTCTGGATATGAGGACGAGAGTTTGGTATAACCCTAATCTGGAAAGTCTGCGGTTTAATATCCCGGGGCTAATGGGTCTGGTTTTGCAGAACATAACAGTGATTCTCACCGCTTTTGCCCTGGTGCGGGAGCGGGAACGGGGGACTCTGGAGCAAATCATTATTACTCCCATCAAGCCGGTGGAACTGATTATCGGCAAACTGGTTCCTTATGTATTTATCGGCTTTTTTGATCTCTTGCTGGTACTGGCGGTGGCGGTTTTCTGGTTCGGGGTGAAAATTTCTGGCAGCGTGGCGTTGCTGCTGGCGTTAGCTACTATCTTTCTGGCCTGTGCGCTGGGGATGGGTATGTTTGTTTCTACCGTTGCCCGAAACCAGCTGCAGGCTATGCAGATGGCCTTTTTAATTCTGTTGCCCAGTATTCTTTTGTCCGGGTTTTTGTTTCCCCGGGAATCCATGCCTAAAATCATCTATTGGATTGGGCAGGTTCTACCATTAACCTACTTTTTGCAGATTGTCCGCGGCATCGTGCTGCGGGGAGCGGATTTTTCCCATCTCTGGCAGGTATCATTCTGGCTGGCTGTGCTGACGGCAATCATCTGTACTCTTTCCGTTTTGCGCTTCCGTAAACGGCTGGATTAA